Proteins encoded within one genomic window of Pseudorasbora parva isolate DD20220531a chromosome 3, ASM2467924v1, whole genome shotgun sequence:
- the mks1 gene encoding Meckel syndrome type 1 protein codes for MADGWCTDTGESVYRSRDAVKNLRIRVRIQRVTSTAALSQQLHQQMISQQERGVIELDTFSSQTKSASTTDEEELLVGWQEKFFSQYEVDLYQTESNCQTPLERQYQTDIMAIERSKRRQNQRIFTYTDFDRFSKWEEQAQSLLTPAQSMPTFLAERMANVRHRRQERRPVESNVPKSRLITWEPSEDFIKNSHIINTPVQTMYIMGDLGPSGKLGLKENEYVLCTIKADGNGVITIKPDFNNNRGAYRIETEGEKREVWRLYLENASSDIHAEEKEREQRMYRDLYTRHKDYLNSLVGQDFEMPPPGILRLIVNGEIVSAQGYEYDNLYIHFFLDLPNSWSSVPVQCLSGVTQTCRTRSMGKEDVAFFSYPFSFETFFHKEDESDGSLSHWPVLYFKVLSLDFWQRYRTEGYGFLVIPSTPGCHRMTCRTWRPLQPGTVSELRRFFIGGAPELEDISYARVPGTFKGERLSRFGFRTQTTGSVTFTLNCIQHARAFIDASTLKKRRQTVLDQLGGHSQQGSVYNVLEAFQRAHKRMQEARETLPRDLINTSTQLNSESSA; via the exons ATGGCCGACGGCTGGTGCACTGACACCGGGGAATCGGTTTACCGTTCTCGGGATGCAGTAAAAAACTTACGGATACG AGTGCGTATACAGCGTGTGACCTCGACAGCTGCTCTGTCTCAGCAACTCCATCAGCAAATGATTTCTCAGCAGGAAAGAGGAGTTATAGAGCTGGACACCTTCAGCTCTCAGACAAAATCAGCCTCCA CCACTGATGAGGAGGAACTGCTGGTTGGTTGGCAAGAGAAGTTCTTTAGTCAG TATGAAGTGGACCTTTACCAAACCGAGTCAAATTGTCAAACACCACTGGAGCGTCAGTATCAAACAGATATCATGGCAATTGAAAGATCCAAAAGAAGGCAAAACCAGCGCATTTTCACCTACACAGACTTTGATCGCTTTTCCAAATGGGAAGAG CAAGCTCAAAGTCTGCTGACCCCAGCTCAGTCAATGCCAACCTTCTTAGCAGAACGCATGGCCAATGTTAGACACAGGAGACAAGAGAGACGTCCTGT agAGTCTAATGTTCCCAAGTCACGCTTAATCACATGGGAGCCTTCAGAGGATTTCATAAAGAACAGCCACATCATCAACACACCAgtgcagaccatgtacatcaTGGGAGACCTTGGACCTTCAGGAAA GTTGGGCCTGAAAGAGAATGAATATGTATTATGCACCATAAAAGCGGACGGTAATGGAGTAATCACAATAAAACCAGACTTTAACAACAACAGAGGAGCCTACAG GATAGAAACAGAAGGGGAGAAGAGGGAGGTGTGGAGGCTGTATCTGGAAAATGCCTCATCAGATATTCATGCggaggagaaagagagagagcagcGCATGTACAGAGAT ctgTACACACGTCACAAAGATTACCTCAACAGCCTGGTTGGCCAAGACTTTGAGATG CCACCTCCAGGGATACTTCGCCTGATTGTAAATGGAGAAATTG ttTCTGCTCAGGGCTATGAGTATGACAATCTTTACATCCACTTCTTCCTGGATTTACCAAACA GTTGGTCCAGTGTTCCCGTTCAGTGTCTGTCTGGTGTGACTCAGACATGTCGCACACGCAGTATGGGAAAG GAGGATGTTGCCTTTTTCTCCTATCCATTCAGCTTCGAGACCTTCTTCCATAAAGAAGATGAGTCTGATG GGTCATTATCCCATTGGCCTGTGCTGTATTTCAAAGTTCTTTCACTGGATTTTTGGCAGCGCTACAGAACTGAGGGCTATGGATTCCTGGTCATTCCCTCAACGCCAG GGTGTCACAGAATGACTTGCCGCACATGGAGACCCCTCCAGCCCGGTACTGTGTCTGAACTGAGACGCTTCTTCATCGGTGGAGCACCTGAACTCGAGGACATCAGTTATGCCAGAGTACCTGGCACTTTCAAG GGCGAGCGATTGAGTCGCTTTGGCTTTCGCACTCAAACTACTGGAAGTGTGACCTTTACTCTTAATTGTATCCAGCATGCCAG GGCTTTTATCGATGCCAGCACACTGAAGAAAAGGAGACAGACTGTTCTGGATCAGTTGGGAGGACACAGTCAGCAGGGCTCTGTCTATAATGTTCTGG
- the mrm1 gene encoding rRNA methyltransferase 1, mitochondrial, with the protein MQLWKTSIQVFRASNRTRDRCLVGLNELYITPVSLTQHAAYTCTRALFFPRDDVSKSDERFTSKKLKKTFVSKPHKYTATRDDIPKSAKTQRRESHAAPERKMSSELKKLRFEDFSESETRRTSRHIQKDSESTKEELEIVFGVAPCLLALTQGRRRPSRLFVKNGEGPQRDAILRVCQEAVSRGVQIQRVSKQTLDKMCGGKVHQGLCLQASSLEFINVEQPLTSHEVRNNRALWLVLDGVQDPMNLGAILRSAYFLGVDRIASSIQNSCPLTPTVSKASAGVMEVMEVFGYSNLKDIIKVKAEQGWQVVGTVGLEEGNPESLVMPCSDFKMSRPTLLLMGGEGDGLSPELRQLCDVLLTIPPRRHLHPGVESLNVSVATGILLHSLLSTCTGS; encoded by the exons ATGCAGTTATGGAAAACGAGTATTCAAGTCTTCCGAGCCTCAAACCGAACTAGGGATAGATGTTTGGTTGGACTGAatgaattatatattacaccAGTATCTTTAACACAACATGCAGCCTATACATGCACAAGAGCACTTTTCTTTCCTAGAGACGATGTTTCAAAGTCAGATGAGAGATTTACCTCTAAGAAACTCAAAAAGACATTTGTGTCTAAGCCGCATAAATATACTGCTACCAGAGATGATATTCCCAAATCAGCAAAAACACAGAGGAGAGAATCTCATGCAGCCCCAGAGAGAAAAATGTCATCCGAGCTTAAGAAACTGAGGTTCGAGGATTTCAGTGAGTCTGAAACCAGAAGGACTTCGAGGCATATCCAAAAAGACTCTGAGTCAACTAAAGAAGAGTTAGAGATTGTGTTTGGGGTGGCCCCATGTTTGCTGGCCCTCACTCAGGGTAGAAGGAGGCCTAGTCGACTTTTTGTGAAGAACGGTGAGGGGCCACAGAGAGATGCGATTTTGAGAGTATGTCAGGAGGCTGTCAGTCGTGGTGTGCAGATACAGAGAGTCAGTAAGCAAACACTTGACAAGATGTGTGGTGGAAAGGTGCACCAGGGATTGTGTCTGCAGGCTAGTTCTCTCGAGTTTATCAATGTGGAACAACCATTAACATCTCATGAGGTGAGGAATAACAGAGCATTATGGCTGGTTTTGGATGGAGTGCAGGATCCGATGAATCTTGGTGCAATTTTGCGGTCTGCATACTTCTTGGGAGTGGATCGGATTGCCAGCAGCATTCAAAACAG CTGTCCTCTGACGCCCACAGTGAGTAAAGCCAGCGCTGGTGTAATGGAGGTCATGGAGGTGTTTGGCTACAGCAACTTGAAAGATATTATAAAG GTGAAAGCAGAACAAGGTTGGCAAGTAGTCGGCACTGTTGGACTAGAGGAAGGTAATCCGGAATCCCTTGTTATGCCATGTTCAGATTTCAAGATGTCCAGACCTACACTGCTGTTAATGG GTGGAGAGGGTGACGGGCTGTCTCCAGAACTGCGTCAGCTGTGTGACGTCCTGCTTACCATCCCTCCACGTAGACACCTCCACCCTGGAGTAGAATCACTCAATGTGTCTGTAGCCACag GCATCCTGCTGCACTCTCTATTGTCCACATGCACAGGAAgctga